Sequence from the Streptomyces sp. NBC_00358 genome:
ACCTGCTGGGGGTCGTGGCTGCGGCGGCTGACGAGCGCCTCGTCGAAGGCGTCGCGGGCCACGCCGGCCTTGGGCAGGAGCCAGTGGTCCGGCGCGTCGGCCATGGGATTGTCGTTGCGGTAGAAGACGCCCGCCCGGATGCCGTACACCTCGTAGTAGCGGGCCAGTTCGGTGCGCAGGGTCTCGCGGCGTTCGTCCGGGTAGCCCCCCTGGGAGCCGCCACTCGGGGGCTCGGTGACGTACTGGGCGAGGGACGCGAAGCGTGCGGTGTCGTCGATGCGGTCGACGACCACGCGCTGCTGCTGCGCCGCCGCCACGCTCACCGCGAGCGGGACGCCGAGCGCCAGCAGTACGGCTGCCATCAGGACGATGAGCAGCGGGAGAAGACGTGTGCGCACCCGTGCCCGCTACGAAGCCGGGGCGACGAGCCGGTAGCCGACGCCGCGGACGGTCTCGATCAGCGCCGGCATGCGCAGTTTGGAGCGCAGCGACGCGACGTGCACCTCCAGGGTGCGTCCGGTGCCTTCCCAACTGGTGCGCCACACCTCGCTGATGATCTGCTCCCGGCGGAACACCACTCCGGGGCGCTGGGCGAGCAGCGCGAGCAGGTCGAACTCCTTGCGGGTCAGCTGGACCGTCGAACCGCCCACGGTGACCTGGCGGTTGGGGAGTTCGATGCGTACGGGGCCGAGGAGCAGCATGGTCTCGCCGGTGGCCGAGGCGTCGTCGTGGGCGGTGCGCCGGCTGACGGCGTGGATCCGGGCGAGCAGTTCCCCGGTGTCGTAGGGCTTCACCACGTAGTCGTCGGCGCCGAGGTTGAGGCCGTGGATGCGGGACCGTACGTCCGCGCGAGCGGTGACCATGATCACCGGGGTGGCGGTCCGTTTGCGGATCTTGCCGCAGACCTCGTAGCCGTCCTGGTCGGGCAGTCCGAGGTCGAGCAGGACGACGCCGAAGCCGTCGCTCTCCGGGACCAGCGCGCGCAGGGCCTCCTCGCCGCTGCGGGCGTGGGTGACGTCGAAGCCGTGCCGGGCCAGCACCGCGGACAGGGCGGCCGCGACGTGATTGTCGTCCTCGACGAGGAGCAGTCTCATTCCGACCCCCTCCGGTTCATCGGTCGTGCGGTCTCTGGTGCGGAACGCGGTGCACGCGTGCACCAAGGAAGTCACGCCGATGAACAAGGACGGCGTCAAGGGGCTTCGGGTTGCTCGACGCTTCCGTTACCCAGCCGGTACGCGCGTCTGTACGGACTGCTACGACACGTGTCCGATTGCTACCGGATCGTGATGCTCAAGTTCCCCTCAGATGTAATGACGCTGGTCATGCGGCGTTACTACTGTCCACCGAAACCGAGGAGGACGGAGCCCAGAAGCGATGACCGAAGTATCGGTGGCCAAGGACGCCATGGCCGCGACCGACGAACTGGTCGTCCTGAAGAGCGTCAACAAGCACTTCGGCGCGTTGCACGTGCTCCAGGACATCGACCTGACGATCACCCGTGGCGAGGTCGTCGTGGTCATCGGGCCCTCCGGGTCCGGGAAGTCCACCCTGTGCCGCACCGTCAACCGCCTGGAGACCATCGATTCGGGTGACATCTCGATCGACGGCAAGCCGCTGCCCCAGGAGGGCAAGGCGCTCGCCCGGCTCCGGGCCGATGTCGGCATGGTCTTCCAGTCCTTCAACCTCTTCGCGCACAAGACCGTGCTCGAGAACGTGATGCTGGGGCAGATCAAGGTCCGCAGGACCGGCAAGAAGGCGGCGGAGGAGAAGGCCCGCGCCCTGCTCGACCGCGTCGGCGTCGGCACGCAGGCGGACAAGTACCCGGCGCAGTTGTCGGGCGGCCAGCAGCAACGCGTCGCCATCGCACGGGCGTTGGCGATGGACCCCAAGGTCATGCTCTTCGACGAGCCGACCTCCGCGCTGGACCCCGAGATGATCAACGAGGTCCTCGAAGTCATGCAGCAGCTCGCCCGGGACGGCATGACCATGATCGTCGTCACCCATGAGATGGGGTTCGCCCGTTCGGCTGCCAACCGGGTCGTCTTCATGGCCGACGGCCGCATCGTCGAAGAGGCTGTGCCGGACCAGTTCTTCAGCAATCCGCGCAGTGACCGTGCCAAGGACTTCCTCTCGAAGATCCTGCACCACTGATGTCCCCGCGCGCGGGGAACCTGACCTCCCCGCGCGTGGGGGACCCATCTCGTCACCCGCCCGTCGGCGGGCCGTACTTCGCCCTTACTCAAAGGATGTTCACCATGAAGCTCCGCAAGGCAGCCGCCGCCTCGGCCGCCGTACTCGCGCTCGCCGTGACCGCCACCGCGTGCGGTTCGAGCGACAAGAACGACAGCGGGTCCTCGTCCTCGGGCGGCGGCAAGATCAAGATCGGCATCAAGTACGACCAGCCCGGTCTCGGCCTGCAGCAGCCGGACGGATCCTTCGCCGGTTTCGACGTGGACGTCGCGACCTACGTGGCCAAGCAGCTCGGATACAAGCCCAGCCAGATCCAGTTCATCCAGACCAAGAGCGCCGACCGCGAGAACGCTCTCGCCCGCGGCGACGTGAAGTTCATCGCCGCGACCTACTCGATCACCGACGAGCGCAAGCAGAAGGTCGACTTCGCCGGCCCGTACCTGCTGGCCCACCAGGACCTGCTCGTCAAGTCCGACTCGAACATCTCCAAGGGCACGGACCTCAACGGCAAGAAGCTCTGCTCCGTGACCGGCTCCACGTCGGCGCAGAACGTCCAGAAGACGATCGCCCCGAAGGCCCAACTGCGCGAGCTGAGCGGCTACTCGGAGTGCATCGCGGCCCTGCAGAGCGGCGCCGTCGACGCGGTGACCACCGACGACTCGATCCTCGCGGGCTTCGCCGCGCAGGACAAGTACAAGGGGCAGTTCAAGCTCGCCGGCCTCAAGCTGAGCAACGAGAACTACGGCATCGGCGTCAAGAAGGGCGACACGGCGACGGTGAACAAGATCAACACCGCGCTGGAGAAGATGGTGAGCGACGGCTCCTGGCAGAAGGCGGTCGACAAGAACTTCGCCCCCGCCCACTACAAGTACGAGCAGGCCCCGAAGATCGGCGTGATCGTCAAGTAGCGCGGGGGACTCGACTGCCGTCGAGCAACCCAGGGGATCACCGAGTTCACGCAGGAACCCACGGGCAACGCAGGAATCCGCGGTTCCCGCGGGGTCGCTGCGAGTGTGCCGCCGCCCGCCGCGATCACGGCGGCGGCACACCGCGGCCACCCCGTCCGTCACGTACGCCACCACCCGGAAGCGCGGGAGATCGTGTTCGACTTTCTTCAAGGTTATGACGTCCTGGGGGCGTTCTGGATGACGGTGAAGCTCACCGTCTTCTCCGCCCTCGGCTCCCTGGTCCTGGGCACGCTGCTGGCCGCGATGCGGGTCAGCCCGGTCCCGCTCATGCGCGGCTTCGGCACCGCCTACGTGAACATCGTGCGGAACATCCCCCTGACGGTCATCATCGTCTTCAGTTCGCTCGGCCTCGCGGACATCTTCGGTGTGACGATGGGCGCGTCCGACGACTTCAAGCTCCAGGGTTTCCGGCTCGCGGTGCTCAGTCTCGTCGGCTATCACGCGGCCTTCGTCTGCGAGGCGCTTCGCTCCGGCATCAACACCGTTCCGGTCGGACAGGCCGAGGCGGCCCGCGCGATCGGGCTGAGCTTCAGCCAGACCCTCCGGCTCGTCGTGCTGCCGCAGGCGTTCCGTTCCGTCATCGTCCCGCTGGCGAACGTGCTGATCGCGCTGACCAAGAACACGACCGTGGCCGCCGCCATCGGCGTGGCCGAAGCCGCCAGCCTGATGAAGACGATGATCGAGAACGAGGCCCAGACGGTCCTCATCGCCGCGGTCTTCGCCTTCGGGTTCGTGGTCCTGACCCTCCCCACCGGCCTCATCCTCGGCTGGCTGGGCAAGCGACTGGCGGTGAAGCGATGACCTCCGTCCTCTACGACGCCCCCGGCCCCCGCGCCAAGCGCCGCAATGTGATCTTCTCGGTACTCTTCGTCGTCCTGCTCGCACTGCTCCTGTGGTGGATATGGCTGACGTTGGACGACAAGGGCCAGCTGAAATGGGCTCTGTGGGAGCCGTTCACCACGGCGGACGCCTGGAGCACCTATCTGTGGCCGGGCCTGCTCGGCACACTGAAGGCCGCCGCGCTCAGCATGGTGATCGCACTCCCCCTGGGCGCCGTCTTCGGCATCGCGCGCCTGTCCGACCACCGCTGGGTGCGCGTTCCGGCGGGCGCCGTGGTCGAGTTCTTCCGGTCGATCCCGGTCCTGCTGCTCATGCTGTTCGCGAACGAGCTCTACGCCAAGTCCCCGAACATCGCGAGTGAGGACCGCCCGTTCTACGCGGTCGTCACCGGTCTGGTGCTCTACAACTCCTCGGTCCTCGCCGAGGTCGTACGGGCCGGCATCCTCGCCCTCCCCAAGGGACAGACGGAGGCCGCGTACGCGATCGGGCTGCGCAAGGGCCAGACGATGACCAGCATCCTGCTGCCGCAGTCGGTCACCGTGATGCTCCCGGCGATCGTCGGCCAGCTCGT
This genomic interval carries:
- a CDS encoding response regulator transcription factor is translated as MRLLLVEDDNHVAAALSAVLARHGFDVTHARSGEEALRALVPESDGFGVVLLDLGLPDQDGYEVCGKIRKRTATPVIMVTARADVRSRIHGLNLGADDYVVKPYDTGELLARIHAVSRRTAHDDASATGETMLLLGPVRIELPNRQVTVGGSTVQLTRKEFDLLALLAQRPGVVFRREQIISEVWRTSWEGTGRTLEVHVASLRSKLRMPALIETVRGVGYRLVAPAS
- a CDS encoding amino acid ABC transporter ATP-binding protein, which encodes MTEVSVAKDAMAATDELVVLKSVNKHFGALHVLQDIDLTITRGEVVVVIGPSGSGKSTLCRTVNRLETIDSGDISIDGKPLPQEGKALARLRADVGMVFQSFNLFAHKTVLENVMLGQIKVRRTGKKAAEEKARALLDRVGVGTQADKYPAQLSGGQQQRVAIARALAMDPKVMLFDEPTSALDPEMINEVLEVMQQLARDGMTMIVVTHEMGFARSAANRVVFMADGRIVEEAVPDQFFSNPRSDRAKDFLSKILHH
- a CDS encoding glutamate ABC transporter substrate-binding protein codes for the protein MKLRKAAAASAAVLALAVTATACGSSDKNDSGSSSSGGGKIKIGIKYDQPGLGLQQPDGSFAGFDVDVATYVAKQLGYKPSQIQFIQTKSADRENALARGDVKFIAATYSITDERKQKVDFAGPYLLAHQDLLVKSDSNISKGTDLNGKKLCSVTGSTSAQNVQKTIAPKAQLRELSGYSECIAALQSGAVDAVTTDDSILAGFAAQDKYKGQFKLAGLKLSNENYGIGVKKGDTATVNKINTALEKMVSDGSWQKAVDKNFAPAHYKYEQAPKIGVIVK
- a CDS encoding amino acid ABC transporter permease, which encodes MFDFLQGYDVLGAFWMTVKLTVFSALGSLVLGTLLAAMRVSPVPLMRGFGTAYVNIVRNIPLTVIIVFSSLGLADIFGVTMGASDDFKLQGFRLAVLSLVGYHAAFVCEALRSGINTVPVGQAEAARAIGLSFSQTLRLVVLPQAFRSVIVPLANVLIALTKNTTVAAAIGVAEAASLMKTMIENEAQTVLIAAVFAFGFVVLTLPTGLILGWLGKRLAVKR
- a CDS encoding amino acid ABC transporter permease; translation: MTSVLYDAPGPRAKRRNVIFSVLFVVLLALLLWWIWLTLDDKGQLKWALWEPFTTADAWSTYLWPGLLGTLKAAALSMVIALPLGAVFGIARLSDHRWVRVPAGAVVEFFRSIPVLLLMLFANELYAKSPNIASEDRPFYAVVTGLVLYNSSVLAEVVRAGILALPKGQTEAAYAIGLRKGQTMTSILLPQSVTVMLPAIVGQLVVIVKDTALGGVMITYGELLTARSTLAANYANVVPSFIVVAVIFIVLNFSITSFASWLEGRLRRGKKTTGAVLSPNDATIAGTAATGAGGGVA